In a genomic window of Halobiforma lacisalsi AJ5:
- a CDS encoding RNA-guided endonuclease TnpB family protein has product MGEEATKTIQMRLHIASGERSWLHDARLASREIFNQTIRLTQQGHTRTEIQQEVDRDDFLRNNKCAVVGKALQTWDSYQSLLDWWENHDDSDGGKPTPPSTDKSGAYPLVMAHTEGYRLTVDDDTNRVQVRISPKPYKKVTGHLRGEPDAMDELRDAITSDGVDVGQAELLYRDGVYYLHVTVTREFDVPEPGTADTVVGVDINERNVALTALDRETMRTKGTLVLDYGRVKQERQRYHTITTRCQEHGKTSIHQKLGDKEERFTEWVLHRLSRAVVEFAEQFSNPVIVFEDMSGIRDEIKYGTYMNRRLHKLPFHKFETFVSYKATWREIPTDTVDAYYNSKTCSCCGERGYRQGRRFRCTNDGCDVVQDHADRNASVNIAWREKVKLDGNTTNYRTHKTQPQVRLVRLSGSGRVNRPTSSRSLAEQGVLAYG; this is encoded by the coding sequence ATGGGTGAAGAAGCCACGAAGACGATTCAGATGCGCCTTCACATAGCGTCTGGTGAACGGTCGTGGCTTCACGACGCCCGCCTCGCATCACGCGAGATATTCAACCAAACCATCCGCCTCACACAACAAGGGCACACGCGCACCGAGATACAGCAGGAAGTTGACCGCGACGACTTCTTGCGAAACAACAAGTGCGCGGTCGTCGGCAAAGCCCTCCAAACGTGGGACTCCTACCAGTCACTCCTTGACTGGTGGGAGAACCACGACGATTCAGATGGAGGCAAGCCGACACCACCGAGTACGGACAAATCTGGTGCGTACCCGCTCGTGATGGCGCACACGGAAGGCTACCGCCTCACCGTGGACGACGATACGAACCGCGTCCAAGTCCGAATCAGCCCGAAACCATACAAGAAGGTCACTGGTCACCTGCGCGGTGAACCGGATGCGATGGACGAACTTCGAGACGCCATCACGTCGGATGGGGTGGATGTGGGGCAGGCTGAACTCCTGTACCGCGATGGCGTGTACTACCTACACGTCACGGTCACACGCGAGTTCGACGTGCCCGAACCCGGCACCGCTGATACTGTGGTCGGCGTGGACATCAACGAGCGAAACGTCGCTCTCACCGCCCTCGACCGCGAGACGATGCGGACGAAGGGAACACTCGTTCTCGACTACGGACGGGTTAAGCAGGAACGCCAACGCTACCATACCATCACCACTCGCTGTCAGGAACATGGCAAGACAAGCATCCACCAGAAACTCGGTGACAAGGAAGAACGCTTCACCGAGTGGGTGTTGCACCGTCTCTCCCGTGCTGTCGTGGAGTTCGCGGAACAGTTCTCGAACCCGGTTATCGTGTTCGAGGATATGAGCGGTATCCGCGATGAAATCAAGTACGGGACGTATATGAACCGCCGATTGCACAAACTCCCGTTCCACAAGTTCGAGACGTTCGTGTCGTACAAGGCAACGTGGCGGGAGATTCCCACGGACACGGTTGATGCCTATTACAACTCGAAGACGTGTTCGTGCTGTGGCGAGCGTGGGTATCGACAGGGACGGCGGTTCCGCTGTACGAATGATGGGTGTGACGTGGTGCAAGACCACGCCGACCGGAATGCATCGGTGAACATCGCGTGGCGCGAGAAGGTGAAACTCGACGGTAACACGACGAATTACCGGACTCACAAAACCCAGCCGCAAGTGCGGTTGGTGCGTCTGTCCGGGTCGGGGCGTGTAAACCGCCCAACCTCATCCCGCTCGCTTGCCGAGCAGGGAGTACTAGCGTACGGCTGA
- a CDS encoding gamma carbonic anhydrase family protein, which translates to MLRSFEGSEPDVADTAHVDETAVVIGDVVLEADASVWPNATLRGDHGRIVVGEGANVQDNAVLHEDAELESSATVGHSAIAHDATVGERALVGMNAVVLDGARVGEGAVVAAGSVVTEGTEVPPSTLVAGSPAEPKGEVDDPRLEATADRYVELATRHEEGSERLDG; encoded by the coding sequence ATGTTACGATCCTTCGAAGGTTCCGAGCCGGACGTCGCCGACACCGCCCACGTCGACGAGACGGCCGTCGTCATCGGCGACGTCGTCCTCGAGGCGGACGCGAGCGTCTGGCCCAACGCGACGCTGCGCGGCGATCACGGCCGGATCGTGGTCGGCGAGGGTGCGAACGTCCAGGACAACGCCGTGCTCCACGAGGACGCCGAACTCGAGTCCTCGGCGACGGTCGGACACAGCGCGATCGCCCACGACGCCACGGTCGGAGAGCGCGCGCTCGTCGGCATGAACGCGGTCGTCCTCGACGGTGCCCGCGTCGGTGAGGGGGCGGTCGTCGCGGCTGGAAGCGTCGTCACCGAGGGGACCGAGGTGCCGCCGTCGACGCTGGTCGCGGGCTCGCCCGCGGAACCGAAAGGCGAAGTCGACGACCCGCGGCTCGAGGCGACGGCCGATCGGTACGTCGAACTGGCGACGCGCCACGAGGAGGGGTCCGAACGGCTGGACGGATAG
- a CDS encoding DUF5799 family protein codes for MSDKPWTDRIVGERMTVDQEFSSRVRDSQFSNQQWSLIMTATEFEIERADDPENARLVADTEQVEQIIPELENVQSGMGAMGGPGGGGGAGPGAGGGDSSGGLVDSIKGALGLGGRGSGPGSGGDHDEKLAAAERLTQEYADELQSHLEDNGRWESVREAAAESE; via the coding sequence ATGAGCGACAAGCCGTGGACCGACCGGATCGTCGGCGAGCGGATGACCGTCGATCAGGAGTTCTCCTCCCGGGTTCGGGACTCGCAGTTCTCGAACCAGCAGTGGAGCCTGATCATGACGGCCACGGAGTTCGAGATCGAGCGCGCAGACGACCCCGAAAACGCGCGACTCGTCGCGGACACCGAGCAGGTCGAACAGATCATCCCCGAACTCGAGAACGTCCAGTCCGGGATGGGTGCGATGGGTGGTCCCGGGGGAGGCGGAGGCGCCGGCCCGGGAGCGGGCGGTGGCGATTCCTCCGGCGGCCTCGTCGACTCGATCAAGGGCGCGCTCGGACTCGGCGGTCGCGGTTCCGGACCCGGCTCCGGCGGCGATCACGACGAGAAACTGGCGGCGGCAGAACGGCTCACCCAGGAGTACGCAGACGAACTCCAGTCACACCTCGAGGACAACGGCCGCTGGGAGTCGGTTCGGGAGGCCGCGGCCGAGAGCGAATAG
- a CDS encoding metal-dependent hydrolase → MELTWHGHSTWHVTVGDTDLLIDPFFDNPKTDLEPSDVETPDCVLLTHGHADHIAHAGEFSDATLVATPELVSYCEDEFGFEDAVGGMGMNLGGTVECGDAYVTMVRADHTNGIMTEYDVDAGMPAGFVISDEHPHDAGPDATTLYNAGDTALMSEMRDVIGDYLEPDAAIVPIGDHFTMGTQQAAVAVDWLDVDHALPQHYDTFPPIETDPEEFAEYVDDAEVHILEGDESIELES, encoded by the coding sequence ATGGAACTCACCTGGCACGGTCACTCGACGTGGCACGTTACGGTCGGCGACACGGATTTGCTGATCGACCCGTTCTTCGACAACCCGAAGACCGATCTCGAGCCGTCGGACGTCGAGACGCCCGACTGCGTCCTGTTGACCCACGGGCACGCGGACCACATCGCCCACGCCGGCGAGTTCTCCGACGCGACGCTGGTCGCGACGCCGGAACTGGTCTCGTACTGCGAGGACGAGTTCGGTTTCGAGGATGCCGTCGGCGGCATGGGGATGAACCTCGGCGGCACCGTCGAGTGCGGCGACGCCTACGTCACCATGGTCCGGGCGGACCACACCAACGGGATCATGACCGAGTACGACGTCGACGCCGGGATGCCAGCCGGGTTCGTCATCTCGGACGAACATCCCCACGACGCCGGCCCCGACGCCACGACCCTGTACAACGCCGGCGACACGGCGCTGATGAGCGAGATGCGCGACGTGATCGGCGACTACCTCGAACCCGACGCGGCGATCGTTCCGATCGGCGATCACTTCACCATGGGAACTCAGCAGGCCGCGGTCGCGGTCGACTGGCTCGACGTCGACCACGCGCTCCCGCAGCACTACGACACGTTCCCGCCGATCGAGACCGACCCCGAGGAGTTCGCCGAGTACGTCGACGACGCCGAGGTCCACATCCTCGAGGGCGACGAGTCGATCGAACTCGAGAGTTGA
- a CDS encoding energy-coupling factor ABC transporter ATP-binding protein, producing the protein MIEFRSVTYAFDAVPVLEECSLEIDDGEFVLFAGANGSGKTTLLRHCNGLLTPDSGEVLVDGTPVAENPIRARSRVGMVFQNPRDQFVAATIGDDVAFGPENLGLERAVIDERVEDALEAVNLSGRADERIAELSGGEQARVAIAGALAMEPTHLVLDEPFTGLDDPARRSVLKRLEALSADGTGVLLATHDLRDVLGLADRVIAMHDGEVVVDASPERAVRELEGDGLAVRVPRC; encoded by the coding sequence ATGATCGAGTTTCGCTCCGTCACCTACGCGTTCGACGCAGTTCCCGTCCTCGAGGAGTGCTCCCTCGAGATCGACGACGGCGAGTTCGTCCTCTTCGCCGGTGCGAACGGCAGTGGGAAGACGACCCTGTTGCGTCACTGTAACGGGCTCCTGACTCCCGACTCCGGGGAGGTGCTCGTCGACGGCACGCCCGTCGCCGAGAACCCGATCCGGGCACGCTCGCGGGTCGGCATGGTCTTCCAGAACCCGCGGGACCAGTTCGTCGCGGCGACGATCGGCGACGACGTCGCCTTCGGCCCCGAGAATCTCGGTCTCGAGCGCGCTGTGATCGACGAGCGCGTCGAGGACGCCCTCGAGGCGGTCAACCTCTCCGGTCGGGCCGACGAGCGGATCGCGGAACTCTCCGGCGGGGAACAGGCCCGCGTAGCCATCGCGGGCGCGCTGGCGATGGAGCCGACCCACCTCGTCCTCGACGAGCCGTTTACCGGGCTGGACGATCCGGCCCGGCGATCCGTGCTCAAGCGACTCGAGGCGCTGTCGGCCGACGGGACGGGCGTGTTGCTGGCAACCCACGATCTCCGGGACGTGCTCGGGCTGGCGGACCGGGTGATCGCCATGCACGACGGCGAGGTGGTCGTCGACGCGTCGCCCGAGCGGGCTGTCCGGGAACTCGAGGGGGATGGACTCGCCGTTCGGGTGCCGCGATGTTGA
- a CDS encoding DUF7282 domain-containing protein, translating to MTGKTAAAIAVFLAVVATTSVLALPFVGVGFGPIGDGEADEGGVDGASDLEATPEGSTADTGDEPLSMPSPATDGDGDGDDANSASQPQLQDDREDVVEAGVDAGIELAEEQGVEVTQEQREAALEGAAEFAARHGDADDEQVREATKGAVHGSLVASQEVNVTAIQYAVGGAVDGALAQYTRVEANQMQSAAWGATHGAIAQEQRVTVEQIQVATRGAAAGAASGAATSGVEHGPTIREAGQGAAYGVLSQYQKLTVEQRQQVSLEHVQHAAAGASAGVLEGATETLAVEAEQYQRIDVKQVQKAAIGASKGALVQRQRVTVEQTQSAARGASKGAAKAARSVTVQQVQRITITAIQEASFGAAKGAIQRQEATVEQIQAAADGGARGTLVQRQEVSITQIQSAATGAAKGAVESAVQYQVVEVEAIQAAAAGAGEGAVLQKQVVDVVQVQRLASGSATGALSQYQEATVEQIQVAATSASQETARAVQSQRISVSQLQRVTAETAADATAYAVDEGTADPTVLVQYVEVEVVQRIERIDEREGEATISFDDQESDGDSVVIDSVELSEGGFVAVYDGVTVDADPDAVLGASAYLEPGGHENVTVEFDEPLEESRPLVAVVHHDTTDDETFRYVESDGEDDEPYVSDGGGPVLDGAFVTVEADEPEPEPEPEATLSVTDQAGDGETLTVDEANATVDYLVSAQYNGERVDSDVFAAGEPVEDLSLALEPPLEENATVDVSVRDAADDEALATESIEYTVEDDTEPEPEPEPEPPEPAPDANLTVTDQRGDGETVTIEAANATVDYALTVAEADAAGDDPLVETDPFPADESLENETIDLDDPLEADATLEAAVIDATDGDVLANETFEYTLDEGFEVEFVDCRRAEVSDSFEEGDSIAASTGFYTLGGFGNTIAEDFVTVGEDVEAPFTGTIVFEVDGEADDRITRTADDEVMVAVGDYGSYGTAITGITSPEAFPVAGIDHPNPEGEECIEETRPELPSTFVAETTVVDDGEGDEPPTIDVTFGYENPNDAPVLVRSELEGATEDEPLEELAPGEGTFTVEWTPETEDERLVWTADMSIYDYDEVFVAETDPAGEIADFDEEPEQFVFEMLATNAPVEQGEDLLFEATVANVGERAGAQTVELALDGTVVDATEPPLELEAGNAATVSLTAETADLEPGAYTATISTDNETVETTVTLEAPTDTGDAGIGTDDGGGTDGNGIGAGVGGDGGNDGDEFVGDENGIQIGDDPGAGIESTGTAP from the coding sequence ATGACCGGAAAAACAGCGGCGGCGATCGCGGTATTCCTCGCCGTCGTCGCGACGACGAGCGTCCTCGCACTGCCGTTCGTCGGGGTCGGCTTCGGGCCGATCGGCGACGGAGAGGCAGACGAGGGTGGTGTCGACGGCGCGTCGGACCTCGAGGCGACGCCCGAGGGATCGACAGCCGATACGGGCGACGAACCCCTCTCGATGCCGTCGCCCGCGACCGACGGCGATGGAGACGGCGACGACGCGAACTCGGCGAGTCAGCCCCAGTTGCAGGATGACCGTGAGGACGTCGTCGAGGCCGGCGTCGACGCGGGGATCGAACTCGCCGAGGAGCAAGGCGTCGAGGTGACCCAGGAACAGCGCGAGGCGGCCCTCGAGGGCGCGGCCGAGTTCGCGGCCCGGCACGGGGACGCCGACGACGAGCAGGTCCGGGAGGCGACGAAGGGCGCGGTCCACGGCTCGCTGGTGGCGAGCCAGGAGGTCAACGTCACGGCGATCCAGTACGCCGTCGGCGGGGCGGTCGACGGCGCACTCGCCCAGTACACGCGAGTCGAGGCGAACCAGATGCAGAGCGCGGCCTGGGGCGCGACCCACGGCGCGATCGCCCAGGAGCAGCGCGTGACCGTCGAACAGATCCAGGTCGCGACCCGCGGGGCGGCGGCCGGGGCGGCGAGCGGAGCTGCCACGTCCGGCGTCGAGCACGGGCCGACGATCCGGGAGGCCGGCCAGGGCGCGGCCTACGGCGTCCTCTCGCAGTATCAGAAGCTCACGGTCGAACAGCGCCAGCAGGTCTCCCTCGAGCACGTCCAGCACGCGGCTGCGGGCGCGAGCGCCGGCGTCCTCGAGGGGGCGACCGAGACGCTCGCCGTCGAAGCCGAGCAGTACCAGCGAATCGACGTCAAACAGGTCCAGAAGGCGGCGATAGGCGCGTCGAAGGGAGCGCTCGTCCAGCGCCAGCGGGTGACCGTCGAGCAGACACAGTCCGCGGCCCGGGGTGCGAGCAAAGGGGCCGCCAAGGCTGCCCGATCGGTGACCGTCCAGCAGGTCCAGCGGATCACGATCACCGCGATCCAGGAGGCGTCGTTCGGGGCGGCGAAGGGCGCGATCCAGCGCCAGGAGGCGACGGTCGAGCAGATCCAGGCCGCCGCGGACGGGGGCGCCCGCGGGACGCTCGTCCAGCGTCAGGAGGTGTCGATCACGCAGATCCAATCCGCCGCGACGGGGGCCGCGAAAGGGGCCGTCGAGTCGGCGGTCCAGTATCAGGTCGTCGAGGTCGAGGCGATCCAGGCCGCCGCGGCCGGCGCCGGCGAGGGCGCGGTGCTCCAGAAACAGGTCGTCGACGTCGTGCAGGTGCAGCGACTCGCCAGCGGAAGCGCGACCGGCGCGCTCTCTCAGTACCAGGAGGCGACCGTCGAACAGATCCAGGTCGCCGCGACGAGCGCGAGCCAGGAGACCGCCCGCGCGGTGCAGTCCCAGCGCATCAGCGTCTCGCAACTCCAGCGGGTGACGGCCGAGACCGCGGCCGACGCGACCGCCTACGCGGTCGACGAGGGAACCGCCGATCCGACCGTGCTCGTCCAGTACGTCGAAGTGGAGGTCGTCCAGCGCATCGAGCGAATCGACGAACGCGAGGGCGAGGCGACGATCTCGTTCGACGACCAGGAGTCCGACGGCGACAGCGTCGTGATCGACTCGGTCGAACTCTCCGAGGGCGGCTTCGTCGCGGTCTACGACGGGGTCACGGTCGACGCCGATCCCGACGCCGTGCTTGGCGCGTCGGCGTACCTCGAGCCCGGAGGTCACGAGAACGTGACCGTGGAGTTCGACGAACCGCTCGAGGAGAGCCGTCCGCTCGTCGCCGTCGTCCACCACGACACGACCGACGACGAGACGTTCCGCTACGTCGAGAGCGACGGCGAGGACGACGAACCGTACGTCTCCGACGGTGGCGGACCGGTCCTCGATGGGGCGTTCGTGACGGTCGAAGCGGACGAACCGGAACCCGAACCCGAGCCGGAAGCCACCCTTTCCGTCACCGACCAGGCCGGCGACGGCGAGACGCTGACCGTCGACGAGGCCAACGCCACCGTCGACTACCTCGTCAGCGCCCAGTACAACGGCGAGCGCGTCGACAGCGACGTCTTCGCGGCCGGCGAACCGGTCGAGGACCTCTCGCTCGCGCTCGAGCCGCCGCTCGAGGAGAACGCGACGGTGGACGTCTCTGTCCGGGACGCCGCGGACGACGAGGCGCTGGCGACCGAGTCGATCGAGTACACCGTCGAAGACGACACCGAGCCCGAACCCGAACCCGAACCCGAACCGCCGGAACCCGCGCCGGACGCGAACCTCACGGTCACCGATCAGCGCGGTGACGGCGAGACCGTGACGATAGAGGCCGCGAACGCCACCGTCGACTACGCGCTCACGGTCGCCGAGGCGGACGCTGCCGGTGACGACCCACTCGTCGAAACCGACCCCTTCCCGGCCGACGAATCCCTCGAGAACGAGACGATCGACCTCGACGACCCCCTCGAGGCGGACGCGACGCTCGAGGCGGCGGTGATCGACGCGACCGACGGTGACGTCCTCGCCAACGAGACGTTCGAGTACACCCTCGACGAGGGGTTCGAGGTCGAATTCGTCGACTGTCGCCGCGCCGAGGTCAGCGACTCTTTCGAGGAGGGCGACTCCATCGCGGCCAGCACCGGGTTCTACACGCTCGGCGGGTTCGGCAACACGATCGCCGAGGACTTCGTGACGGTCGGTGAGGACGTCGAGGCGCCGTTCACGGGAACGATCGTCTTCGAGGTCGACGGGGAAGCCGACGACCGGATCACACGTACCGCCGACGACGAGGTGATGGTGGCCGTCGGCGACTACGGCAGTTACGGGACCGCCATCACGGGCATCACCTCGCCCGAAGCGTTCCCGGTCGCGGGGATCGACCACCCCAACCCGGAGGGCGAGGAGTGTATCGAGGAGACCCGCCCGGAGCTCCCGTCGACGTTCGTGGCGGAGACGACCGTCGTCGACGACGGCGAGGGCGACGAGCCGCCGACGATCGACGTGACCTTCGGCTACGAGAACCCCAACGACGCGCCCGTGCTCGTCCGGAGCGAACTCGAGGGCGCGACCGAGGACGAGCCGCTCGAGGAACTCGCGCCCGGCGAGGGGACGTTCACGGTCGAGTGGACGCCCGAGACGGAGGACGAGCGACTCGTCTGGACCGCCGATATGAGCATCTACGACTACGACGAGGTGTTCGTCGCCGAGACCGACCCCGCAGGGGAGATCGCCGACTTCGACGAGGAACCCGAGCAGTTCGTTTTCGAAATGCTCGCGACGAACGCGCCGGTCGAACAGGGGGAAGACCTCCTGTTCGAGGCGACGGTCGCCAACGTCGGCGAGCGAGCCGGCGCGCAGACGGTCGAACTGGCCCTCGACGGAACCGTCGTCGACGCGACGGAGCCGCCGCTCGAACTCGAGGCCGGCAACGCGGCGACGGTGTCGCTGACAGCCGAGACGGCGGACCTGGAACCGGGTGCGTACACGGCGACGATCTCGACGGACAACGAGACCGTCGAGACGACGGTAACGCTCGAGGCGCCGACCGATACGGGCGATGCGGGGATCGGAACGGACGACGGCGGCGGAACCGACGGGAACGGTATCGGTGCGGGAGTCGGCGGTGACGGCGGTAACGACGGCGACGAGTTCGTCGGCGACGAAAACGGAATACAGATCGGAGACGACCCCGGCGCGGGGATCGAATCGACCGGCACGGCACCGTAG
- a CDS encoding DUF7545 family protein, whose product MTDVNTVTVSIEADDSTDEVTIPAGLLDLVAEGDQTTAETIGDVALLSFASRAHHVVHHGEGSDEELEAQEERVMELFEERFGVTFGEATGHQH is encoded by the coding sequence ATGACCGACGTAAACACGGTTACCGTTTCGATCGAAGCCGACGACTCCACTGACGAAGTCACCATCCCCGCCGGACTCCTCGACCTCGTCGCGGAGGGCGACCAGACCACCGCCGAGACGATCGGCGACGTCGCCCTGCTGTCGTTCGCCAGCCGCGCCCACCACGTCGTCCACCACGGCGAGGGCAGCGACGAGGAACTCGAGGCCCAGGAAGAACGCGTCATGGAGCTGTTCGAGGAGCGCTTCGGCGTGACGTTCGGCGAAGCGACCGGGCACCAGCACTGA
- a CDS encoding OsmC family protein: protein MSKDVTTVSEEGYSATNEIRDFETTIDANGEDAPDTLEALLAAYGSCYVPALRVGGQQRGEEDLGKIEIESTGELNDDDKLESVHFDIRVEADVDDETGEEIIERAFELCKVHDALKESLHAETTFEGDAF from the coding sequence ATGTCGAAAGACGTCACCACCGTCTCCGAGGAAGGCTACAGCGCGACGAACGAGATCCGCGACTTCGAGACGACCATCGACGCCAACGGCGAGGACGCGCCCGACACACTCGAGGCGCTGCTCGCGGCCTACGGTTCCTGTTACGTCCCCGCGCTCCGGGTCGGCGGGCAACAGCGCGGCGAGGAGGACCTCGGGAAGATCGAGATCGAGTCGACGGGCGAACTCAACGACGACGACAAACTCGAGTCGGTCCACTTCGACATCCGTGTCGAGGCCGACGTCGACGACGAGACCGGCGAGGAGATCATCGAGCGCGCGTTCGAACTCTGCAAGGTCCACGACGCGCTGAAAGAGAGCCTCCACGCGGAGACGACCTTCGAGGGCGACGCGTTCTAA
- a CDS encoding biotin transporter BioY, with translation MATEHGSVEPVGDVVVRQFARAALLAALIGAVAPVSIPIPFSPAPITLQVLFVFLAGLVLGPVWGTVSLTLYLAAGAVGIPVFAGFSAGPGVLFGRSGGYLWAYPVAAGLIGLLAHRGTDLRDPADVSLPVLVGALVAGTAVIYGMGSGYMAWLLDMTIVEALLVGAVPFVPVELLKMVAAIAIVKSGRLQPVGT, from the coding sequence ATGGCAACCGAACATGGCTCGGTAGAGCCGGTCGGAGACGTGGTCGTACGACAGTTCGCGCGGGCTGCGCTGCTCGCGGCGCTGATCGGAGCCGTCGCCCCGGTCTCGATTCCGATCCCGTTTTCGCCGGCACCGATCACGCTCCAGGTGTTGTTCGTCTTCCTGGCCGGGCTCGTCCTCGGGCCGGTCTGGGGGACCGTCTCGCTGACGCTGTACCTGGCTGCGGGGGCAGTCGGGATTCCCGTCTTCGCCGGATTCAGCGCCGGCCCCGGCGTCCTGTTCGGCCGGAGCGGCGGCTACCTCTGGGCGTACCCGGTCGCCGCAGGCCTGATCGGCCTGCTCGCCCACCGGGGCACGGATCTCCGCGATCCCGCCGACGTCTCGCTCCCCGTACTCGTCGGCGCGCTCGTGGCGGGGACCGCCGTCATCTACGGGATGGGGTCCGGCTACATGGCCTGGCTTCTCGACATGACTATCGTGGAGGCGCTGCTGGTCGGCGCGGTCCCGTTCGTCCCCGTCGAACTGCTCAAGATGGTCGCGGCGATCGCGATCGTCAAGAGCGGCCGACTCCAACCGGTCGGAACGTGA
- a CDS encoding DUF7557 family protein, whose translation MPTVELEEETIERLDALRVEDESYDELVNELINIYETSEYTLFRAGD comes from the coding sequence ATGCCGACCGTCGAACTCGAGGAGGAGACCATCGAGCGGCTGGACGCACTGCGCGTCGAGGACGAGTCCTACGACGAGCTGGTCAACGAACTGATCAACATCTACGAGACCAGCGAGTACACCCTGTTTCGGGCCGGCGACTGA
- a CDS encoding energy-coupling factor transporter transmembrane component T family protein, with protein sequence MLSYEHDDTIAHRLDPRSKLAVQIAFAATALSHTSVRALIALTGVTALFLAVAGVSILRTLSAYRFALVIVAIAPLVSAATLGPPWIDVADGLESARAGYRVVLVLLVSAAYVRSTRIRDSRAAVQRTIPGKPGQLLGVGIALVFRFFPVLQADVRRIRQASAARLGTERGAIDRASRIGLLGLTRAFERADRLSLALRARCFAWNPTLPRLSFTRLDAPAFAVAVVLAVGALL encoded by the coding sequence ATGTTGAGCTACGAACACGACGACACGATCGCCCACCGGCTCGATCCGCGCTCGAAGCTGGCGGTCCAGATCGCGTTCGCGGCGACCGCCCTCTCACACACGAGCGTTCGGGCACTGATCGCGCTGACGGGCGTCACGGCGCTCTTTCTGGCCGTCGCGGGCGTCTCGATCCTCCGGACGCTGTCCGCCTACCGGTTCGCGCTGGTGATCGTCGCCATCGCGCCGCTGGTCTCGGCCGCGACGCTCGGCCCGCCGTGGATCGACGTGGCCGACGGGCTCGAGTCCGCCCGGGCCGGCTACCGGGTGGTACTCGTGTTGCTCGTCAGCGCCGCTTACGTCCGCTCGACGCGGATTCGGGACTCGCGGGCGGCCGTCCAGCGGACGATTCCAGGCAAACCCGGCCAGTTGCTTGGCGTCGGCATCGCGCTCGTCTTCCGGTTCTTCCCGGTGCTGCAGGCGGACGTCCGGCGGATCCGCCAGGCGTCGGCCGCCCGGCTCGGGACCGAACGCGGCGCGATCGACCGCGCGAGTCGTATCGGACTCCTCGGGCTGACGCGTGCGTTCGAGCGGGCCGATCGACTCTCGCTCGCCCTGCGCGCTCGCTGTTTCGCCTGGAACCCGACGCTGCCGAGGCTGTCGTTTACGCGGTTGGACGCGCCCGCGTTCGCGGTCGCGGTCGTGCTGGCTGTGGGCGCGTTGCTATAA
- the tnpA gene encoding IS200/IS605 family transposase has translation MEEYRSHAHSVSSCKYHFVWCPKSSKAKLCVPRGISDPAQYRHSVLDVVEDDVQELFGETADHFGHEILALEIADDHVHLFVKTDPKYSPANIARQFKSYSGKHLLERYPEIRESYFWGGGFWKVGYYVGTTGAVSEEVVERYIEETEHAPE, from the coding sequence ATAGAAGAGTATCGGAGTCACGCACATTCGGTTAGTTCCTGCAAGTATCACTTCGTGTGGTGTCCGAAGTCAAGCAAAGCGAAGCTTTGCGTACCTCGCGGGATCTCCGATCCCGCTCAGTATCGACACTCGGTTCTCGATGTAGTGGAAGACGACGTTCAAGAGTTGTTTGGTGAGACTGCTGATCACTTCGGTCACGAGATTCTGGCGTTGGAGATTGCGGATGACCACGTTCACCTGTTCGTGAAAACAGACCCGAAGTACAGCCCTGCGAACATCGCTCGGCAATTCAAGTCGTACTCTGGAAAGCACTTGCTGGAGCGGTATCCCGAGATTCGGGAGTCGTATTTCTGGGGAGGCGGGTTCTGGAAGGTCGGATACTACGTTGGGACGACGGGAGCAGTGTCGGAAGAAGTGGTTGAACGGTATATCGAAGAGACGGAACACGCGCCGGAGTGA